One Argentina anserina chromosome 6, drPotAnse1.1, whole genome shotgun sequence genomic window, tgtgagttttgcaaaattCCATTTTATGGAGAAAATGAGCTGTACATGCATATGACTACCGAGCATTTTACTTGTCATATATGCCAAAGGTAAGTTTCTTTGTTTATGAGAGGGTAAGTGCCTATTGCAGACCTTTATCAGACTGTAATTTCTATGTTCTATGATGTAGGCAGCGTCCAGGCCAGTATAAACACTACAGTGACTATGACAACTTGGAGGTCAGTTTTCATAACTCTGAATACTAAAATAAGTGGAATAACTTGTTGCAAGTACAATTTTATACTCTTGCTCAGTAGTTGATATAAAGTCTACTTTACAGGCTCATTTTCAAGAAGCGCATTTCTTATGCAAGGATGATGCCTGCCTGACaaaaaaatttgttgtttttgcAACCGAATCTGAAATGAAGGTGATACTTTAAAACTTGGTCTTTGCTTTCCTTCTTGTCTGCTGTTAAATTTGGACTTCTAAATTCTAATACATTATGTAAATACACTTGTGTTTTACTTATTATGTTGAGATGGCTCTGACTCAGTTTATATCTGTAGAGGCATAATGCCATAGAACATGGAGGGAACATGTCTCGCTCCCGGCGTAGCGCTGCTCTTCAGGTTTGTATAATATGACTGATTTCAGTCTTAGCTGATAACTTCTTCTACACTTTTGCCTGCTTTATCTTGTCTCCTAATGGTTCTAGGTATTTTGAAGCCATGTCCTGTATCTACTGCATTCTTTAAGCTTTACTCATTCTTAGGATGCCAATGTGATCAtgtgtattttcttttgtctaAACCAGATACCAATAGGCTTCTGGTGTAGGAGAAGTGATGAGGAGACTCATCATGGACCCCCTGGTGGAGAACATGGTGATATTAATGCTGAAGATAATCAACTTTCCCTGACTGTTCAAGCTAGTGTCGATACAGCCAATGCAGAAAGGTTTTGTAATACATCCTCCTCTGGGATTATTGCTAGCTGTTTTGAGTCATTAGCTACTACAGAGACTGAGTCATCTGTAAGATGCTCTAATGCTTTAAGAGAAAACTCTCCTAATGTACTAGCAGAAGAATCAGCCTTCCCTCCACTTCCTCTGGCTCGAAGTAGTAGGCAACAGAAGTTTAGAAATGGTTCTGAACGGAAGGATGGTGGCACAATGGCTTCTCGCGTTCGTCGCCTTAATACTGTACATGTCCTGAATTCTTCTTCAGCTTGGCCCACAGCAAGTCGTCAACCTAAATCATCTGTCAGTAGTTCTCAGCAGTTATCATCATCTAGTTCTCCTGTAGTTTCCCAGAGTAATACTGCAACAAGTAATAGGACTATGCTTTCCGGATATACAACTCCTGGTCCAGTTAGACAAGCTGCAGCTAATGGTCTTGTATCTTCCAATTTTCTTAGTACAGGGAAGTCACCTAGCACTAGTAAGGTTGGCCACTCTACTTCAGCCCCAAACCTTGTTGTGAGAGGATCGATAGACTCTGATTTTCCTTCTGTATCTGCTACTCAAACTATTAGGGAACCTGCAAGTAGTAGGATAATTATTCCCAAGGTCAGAGACGTTCAGACTGCCAACAAGTCCCTTGTAGAAAAAATCCGTGATGCATTAGAATTTGATGAGAACAAATTCACTACATTTAAAGAATTGTCTGGAATGTACCGCAAGGATTTAATTAATACAGGGGAATATCTGGCTTCTGTGGATCAGTTTGGCCTGTCACACTTAGTTCTTGAGCTAGCTCAACTGTGTCCTGATGCCGAGAAGCGAAGAGAGCTTGTTGAGACTTACAATTTCAATATGAAGAGCAGTGGTTCTCATGGAAAGTCAAAGAGCAGTTCTAAGAAAGGCAAGGAGAAATGCACAGATAATGGAATCACTAGTTCGAATGATGCTTTAAAGTTGAATTGTAAACCCCCTGTTGAAGATGCAGTGGTCGTACTGAAGAATGACCATCGCTCTAGCAAAGGAAAGTCGAAGATATCAGTTGAGGATGAACAGATCAACCTGGATTTGGGAAATCATGTGCCTATAGGTCAGAATGGTTCTCAGTCAGCTGGTGGCAGCTCAAAGAAAGTAGCTAACAAGCAACAAAAGAAGGTTCCCAAGTTTCTCAGAAACCGCCTCGGTGATGATGCTGTAGCACTAGCAGAAATAGGTGATGCTGAAATTGGTCCTGGCCTGATTGAAGAAAAAACAGATAGAGACAAGGATCCCCCTGAAGGGTTGCCCGTTCGCGGTGCTTGGCAAAATGGAGGTGGCCTTAAACTTGTGAAAATGACCATGAGAAACACTCCGAAACGGGGAGTTTTCTGACCTAAGCGCAATATTTACCAGTTAGTATTAAGAGGGATGGCACCAGATCGACCATTTCTTTTTGTATGAAAGCTTGTATATGGTCTGTGTTTTCCGCAGTAGTGCCCAGGTACATTTGCGGTAGCTAGACAATTGAATGAGTATCGCTAGACAATCTTTCTCCCATATTGCAAGAGCGAATTTTGAGTTCTGATGTTTTCTTATGCAAAGCTTATCTACCGGGAACTACAAAGTCTAGGAGCATTGAGGCTGCTGGTTAGAATTTCTCGAAGAAAAATTCTCGGGCAACGGTTGTAGAAATCGTGCTAGAACAGTCTAAATGTTAAAGATGAGCTTCTTAGTCAAACATGCGGGGATAGCTCAGTTGGGAGAGCGTCAGACTGAAGATCTGAAGGTCAGGTGTTCGATCCACCTTCACCGCATAagaattattttatattttcccCATTCCTTTTCGAACGTTTTGCTCTATCGGTCTATCCTTCGGATTCCTTCCCACACCGTCCCCAATTCTTTCAGCTCGCAAGTACTAGAAATATAACCTTTGACACGTGACATGAAATCTTTAACTAACACTTTCATGCGGTATTCATATTCAATTCTGAAATTATTTTCAGTAAAAATGAAACCATTGCATTTAATATTTCCTGCTCTTGACCTTGTTCAAGAGTGCATCCCATAATATTGCATTGTTACTTTAATTCATTGATGCCTGCTTCTTCAAACTTCTTCATGGCTGTTTTTTTTCTGTTCAAGATAATCATCAACCCCGTCATCCAGCATTGCCTCCTCCTCATTCTCAGCATCGGCATCagcatcctcctcctcctcctcctcctcctcctctgccTTCTCCACCTTTTCATTATTCTCTTCCTCATCCTCATTCTCATCCGGTGAAAGTTTAAAATCATCATACTCAGTCACCAAGCTGAAATGCTCTATATCGTTGTTGTCAACCTCCACGCATCGTGGGTACtggcagtggcggatccaggatcAAATTGTAACCTGAGTTAATTGTAACGAAAAAAATTTCAACGAATCTGAACAAGATATCATAtttttaagcacaaaaaaatTAGATTATACACTAACTATTGTGAACTACTATATACTAATTCGTACATAttacatcatcatcaacattaGACTTTTAATCTTTGAGTTTCAAACGAAATCTTATTGGCACTATCAACTAATTATACTATCTTTTTTAGCTAATTGGTTCTAATACAAAAGGATTCGAATACGAAATTATTAATAATTTGTTCTAGCCAAATGCAGTAGTATTTATACTTTGTGGTAAAGTTTAAATAGCATTTCAGAGACAATCACAACTACTCGTACATAGTAAGAATTGAGAATACCAATTATATTAGTGTATATTTGTATACATatgatgagtttttttttctaacctcTCAAAAACTCACCTAGGCTGGATCCGCCAGTGGGTACTGGGTACCAAGCGGTGAGTACGTTTGTTTACTGTCTCCTCCACGTCTATCTCCTTAGATTTAAAGAGTTCATGTTGGATGGCGTGAGCgattaataacagtacacGTCCCTTTTCATCTTGCTGggtttctttgaggacatgttCGATAAGTCTGATGGGGTTGTTTGGCGATCAGAATCCTCAAGTTTGATTCCCGCCCGTGTCTATTCGAGATTCTCAAACAGGACATCGGGCTCGATTTTCCACGACCAGCTCAAGTCTCTCTCCATCGTGGAGGATATATATGCTTGTGATTTTTGAATGCCTCCTGTAAATGGTTAGGATTAGGGATTTAGGGTTAAGGGTGATAGAATTAGGAATGAGAGTCCCATCACTCCCATGAATAATctcaaaaacaaattttttttggagCAAACAGTGACAAGAAAAATCGGAAAACACTTGCAAACAAGCAGCTTACTAGAAAACTCGAGTTTTTACTTTGACTATCACAATGCAGAGCAAATTGTTGTTGCTTACAGGCCCAATTCATGTAGAAATTCTTCATCCATAATATTTATTTGCAGGCTTTTGTAGCTGTTATGAATTCGGCTTATGTAGTTGACAAAGCAACACATTTTTGTAGTTTTGATTTTCATGAGACAGCTCCCCCTGAAAATGTAATCAGGTATCCAGATGTAAACTTTCTCGAGTCAACATCTCCGACCATATCTATATATGTGTAGCCAATCAGTTTAGGGTCCCCACTTCCAAAACGTAAACCCATTTTGAAAGTACTTTTGAGATATTTGAGAATCCACTTCACAGTATTCCAATGCTCTTTTCCTGGATTAGACAGATACCGACTAACTACACCAACTACGTGTGTTATATCTGGTCTTGTACACATCATAACATACATCAGGCTTCCTATCGCTGAGGCATATGCCATGCTCGTCATTTCTTGCTTTTCCTTCTCACTTGCAGGACTCTACTTTGAACTGAGCTTAATTATAGTGACTAGCAAGTGGAGTAGCAACTGGATTTGCTTTCTCCATGTTGAACCGCTTCAACACGTTCTCGatatatttttcttgtgataacCACAATTTCTCATTCTCACGATCATGAATAATATTCATACCAAGAATCTGCTTTGCGggtcccaagtctttcatggCAAAACTTACTGAGTTTTTTCTTCAGTTTGCTAATCTTGTCACCATCTGGTCCTACAATCAATATGTCATCAACATACAAGAGTTGTATGATGAAGTCACCACCTGAGAATTTCTTCACAAATACACAATGGTCTGAAGTTGTCCTCTGATATCCTTTCTCGATCATGAAGGAATCAAACTTCTTGTACCATTCATGCTTTAGTCCATACAAACTCTTTTTCAGTTTGCAGACTAGATTTTCTTAGCTTTTGACTTTGAATCATTCTGGCTACTCCATCTAATTTCCTCTTCAAGGTCACCGTGAAGAAAAGCCGTCTTCACATCAAGTTGTTCAATCTCTAGCTTTAAACTTGCAACCAAACCAAGTACCACCCGGATAGATGTCATATTCACCACGGGCGAgaaaatttcttcaaagtcaaTTCCCTTATTCTGACTGAAACCTTTAATGACCAACCTTGCCTTGAATCTAGGTCGTGTGCTATTATCCTCAGTCTTCAGCCTATACACCAATTTGTTTCTGAGTGCTCTTTTACCTTTCAGTAATTCCACCAAGTCATAAGTCTGGTTCTCATGCAAGGATTGCATCTCTTCTTGCATGGCTTCCAACCACTCCCCCCTTGTGGTCATCGGTCATAGCCTCTTCATAAAACTCTGGTTCTCCTCCATATGTGAGAGTAACAAACTCATTTGGAGGGTATATCTTTGAGATTTTGTGTTCCCTGGTTGATTTGCGAGGGCCTGGTGCATCTTCCTCATTATCAGTTGTATCATCAACTAAACCATCAATCATTGCATCATTTGTTACATCATCGGCATCTCTGGCTTCTCTCCTGCTATCTTGCTTTGTTGACGGAGGAACTTTATCCGAACTTATAGGAAATTCTCTAGGTTTCTTAGGCTTCTCAATCTACTAAGTATCTTCGATGTTCTGATTTTCAAAGAAGACAACATCTCTACTTCTGACAATCTTTTTATTGACAGGATCCCACAACCTGTACCTGTATTCTTCATTTCTATATCCAAAAAATATGTATTCTTTTGTCTTACTGTCGATCTTCAATCTTTCATCTTTGGGAATATGAAAAAATGCTTTGCAGCCAAATACCTTCAAATGATTGTATGAGGCGTCCCTTTCGGTCCAAAACTTATTCGACACGTCACCATTCAATGGGGCTCAGGGAGAAAGGTTGATCACAACAACCGCAATCATTAGAGGTTCACCCCAAAAACTCTTAGGCAACTTGGCATGATATACTATTGTTTTGATTCTTTCAACAATAGTTTTATTCATCCTCTCAGCCACTCCGTTGTGTTGAGTCTTCGGAATAGATCGTTCATGCCTAATTCCGTTACTTTTGCAGTAGTGTCTGAACGCCCCCATGTATTCTCCCCCATTATCAATGCAAATGTATTTCAGAGTTATGTCAGTCTCTCGTTCAACTCCAACatgaaattgattgaataCTTCCTGCACTTTATCTTTAGTCCTTAGTGCATAAGCCCATACCTTATGGGAATGACTATCATTGAAAGTAACAAAGTATCTTGCACATCTGAGAAAACTTGTGGCATGGGGCCACACACATTAGAATGTACAACATCTAAAACATTGGATTTCCTTGAAGCATGGAAATGATGGAATGCCGCTCGATGTTGCTTTCCAACCAAATAGtgtgtacatgattttagagaaatatctTTAACATTGACCCCAAATCAAGTACAACATTTTTTCGGTAAATGTATACAGTGATCTTGCTCTTGTTGACCTACCGTGTGtaaatttgggtttttttttgtttttttgtttttttttaaatgtgcTTGTACATTTGTGAAAGTACGAGCAGAAGGACGTACTTTTCAATAACTATTGGCGTAGAACGATTGAAACTCACAAACTCGATAGGAAGAAGAAACGATTCTTCACGACTTAAATAAGGACACTAGAGTGCAGCTGTTAACTGTTATATGTATTGCAAAATAATGGTCGTCTAGGTTAAGTTGTTAACTGTTATATACTAGCTCCTCCACAAAGTTAAGTAAGAACTGGTATAGAGGCAATGGGAGACAAGCTTTTCTACCGAATGCGACTTAATTAGTGAGTGACGTCTATATGTTACACGTACAGTGATACGAAAATGTGCTTAGATAAGGTAATGCCAGACTGCCAGTACAAGTTGACATATACTGAGTTATATTATGttcttttgttatttttattttattttgaaggaTATTCTTTTGTTCTTAGCTATGTGGTTCCCCTTGAAGTGTTTTTCGTACTGCTGTTTGATAGCTATGTGGTTCATACCTCGAGTGTTTTGGGGTCTAGTGTTATGCTTGAGCTTTGTGCTGGTCGATTGTTCTGATTATCTATTATCTTACTAAGTGTACCTATTGCCAATGCGCTGCAAATTCTTGCAATTGGAATGCGATGTTAAGTTATAACGACCTGATCCTTTAGTAATTCTGACCAGTTATTGAACATTTATAAGGTTCTTTCCTTTTTAGTTAAAATCTAACAGAATGACGTTCTTCATTAATAAGGTTCTTTGATATTTCTTGTCTATTAGATTTGTGACCCAGTTTTCTTGTGCTGTTTCCTTGTAAACAGTATTTTACTTGTGAGGACTTTATATTGATCCTACAGTTTTTTTACTTgtgagacttttttttttctgaggtTGCGAAAAGTTGTTGCATTCTGTCATTGTTGGATCATACTATAAAAGTGTCTTTGATTTGCATGATACAGTTGGAAAAGATTACTGAACGAACTAATGAGGAAGGTATTGCTACCCCTGTGAACCAGTCAAAACAGGATAAAAGGTGAGTTGTTACTTCCTCCTGCAAAACCTTATGCAATTTTATGGTTCTTTGACTTTTTTCCTTCTTAAtaaaatttgagtatcttttattcTGCTTGACGCTATTGCTGATTTACGATTCAGAGAGCGTGGTTTTGAATCTGATATTGGGACACCCTTTATGCTTCCAGAACAAGATGAAATTTGCCTCACACCGCCGTAAGTTTCTTGAATGACCCTTGTTGGTGATCTCCGGCTTAATTTCCTTCTGCTCCGGTCACCGGATCGGTGGCCGGAGACATGAAAAACCCAACTGGCAAAAATGCCGATTCGGCAACCCCTCTCTGCTTGCTCGGGTATTGTCATTAACTCCACCCACGGTGGTCATCTTCAAAGATAGATACAATGTACTGACACACATTCTCACATCGAGGGAAGTACCAGACACATTCCCTAGTGCACCTATAAATAGGTTGTCAAAACTACCTAAAAGAGGTAACGCATTCCTAAGTTCTTAACTCTCGAACTTATTCCGTTCCGAATGATAACTTAAGTTTCGAAGGGTCGAAGGCCGGCACACCGCTTGCCCTTTGAATTTGACTTGTTATGTGTAGGTCTCACTGAGCAGACACACCGAAATACAAAGCTCCCGTAACAACCTCTATGCATGCTTGGTTGTAATTTTCTGCATTATTTTGTAATACGATGTCcctttaattttgtctttttgttatgttttctaATTGATTTCTTTATGACTCAGGGAATTTGAAGATGTGAAATCTGAAGAATGTTGGATTGCGACTACTATGAAACAGTTAGaacaaaaataagaaatatgGTCGATGTTAGTTGCTGCCTCACACCTCGAGTTCCTTTAATAGCCAGCCttaattttgtatatattggAGTCCCTCTTATTCCGTCCACTTaagttttctgttttttatttttttttatgactcagAGTCTCAGACCATGGGAAGATATGAAGACTGCAAAATGTGCGGCTAGGGGCAGAGCTAAGAGAAAGCTCGCTCAGCTGCGACATCGGTGTTAGTTTTTGGTTATATGTTGTTGCCTTTTATATATGCCTAATGCCTTGGCATAAAACGACCAATGGGAGTTTGAAGTTCATAGTGTTAACGACTTGAATGAGACTTTAGTTGAACTTTGGTTCTCCAATGTGTTGGTTAATGCTTTCACAAGCCATAGGATATGCTTTCAATCCTCATTCAGTGGAAACATATGTTCAACCTTTTTGGGTGTTTTCCAGACAATAACAGTGGATTGGGGCCTTCATACAAAAGTTCGAATTGGAGTCTAAGCtttttcaaaagaaattaCTCCTGTTGTGATCGCAGCTTTACAAAGTAGTCCAGATTGTAGATTGATTGGTGTTTTCCAGAAAATAAACTGTGAGCATAGCTTGGCAAATACTTCCATCTAAATTGTTCCTAGGCCATGGAAGAAATTAATCAAACTGATTCttctcaacaaaaaaaaaactaatcaaATTGATAATTCAAATTAGCTAATCTACACCTAAATAATAAACCAGATTTGCTAATGGGACCAGAGTTCGTAATCAATGTAATCAATCTAATCTACGGTTTGAAAAAAATTTCAGTCATCTTGGAGAATCACGTGATAATGTTCAGTGGTTTTTCTCacctgttatattttgacacgtgaatttattacactaattttataattttacatattgttattatttgtgaaataaccTTCATgtgtattgatgattttgaactagaatttcATGTTTAGAGTTAGGGTTTATGTATAGGATTTTAGAGTATAAGTTGtagggttttagaaagaaactcaaaatagtatttgataaaataaattaaatatatatatttttaataaattcTGAGTGTCAAATGGTGATGAGAATAAATGTCTAGTAATTCTCTTCACCTGTTATATGTTGACACGTGgatttattacactaaaattataattttacatatttgtattatttgtgaaataaccttcatatgtattgatgattttaaaCTAGAATTTCAGGTTTAGAATTTAGAGTGTAGCCGTGTAGGGTTTAGGGTATAaggttttagagtttagggtattAGAGTATAAGATGTAGAGCTTTAGAAATAAACTCAAAATAGTCTTTaataaaataacttaaatatgatttttttatattaaatcTGGAGTGTCCAATGGTGATTAGAATGAATGTCCAGTGGTTCTTCTCACttattatattttgacacgTGTATTTattaaactaaaattataattttacatattttatttgtgaaatgacatttatgagtattaatgattttgaactagaatttcAGGTATAGAgcttagggtttagggttttagagtgTAGGGTTTATAATATATGGTTTTAGAGTTTATGATATTAGAGTGTAAGGTGTATgattttcaaaagaaactcaaaatagtctttgataaaataacttaaatatgatttttttaaatcaaatcTTAAGTGTCAAATTGTGACTGTGTCACGACCTCGAATTTTCAAGTGAAAGAACTCGAAattgaagccatgaaaaactctaaaataatcttaattagtttgaaatcatcttatagttaCAGCAGATCGAACTGAGTTCAAAGTACGACTCaatcgatttgattattacaaaaggagtttataattcaaatattataacaaatggaaatgcaaAATCCGCTCAATCCTcacaaatagaaataatgaacttcgaaatcttcagagtaaccCTCCAATTTCGCTAATTCATACCTACAGAACTATCAcgtacaccatcgaataggtgcatcgggattataaacacaaactcggtaagctttgcagctcgtatgagtaaatcaatagtataacatgcatagtatgcaagagaaaaatactgaaaatattttattataaatgtacttatAAGTCacaggacgacccatctggatgtccaataatatctgaaaatataagtgctcatgagacattgggcaacccatatgtttacccaaattacatttataatacgggtactcatgagacctaggtactcatatgttacccctcatgcagtacaccgtcagacactgggcaacccatttgttacccaatatcacacaaatatgggtactcatgagacataggtaacccatctgttacccctcatgcagtacatcgACAGatatactagagctctaactaaatcgtaactgtcactTGGCCAAGGCTATGTTCCGATACTaccaacacgtctgaagacaggtccgaagacagaaaaacgttttaacatgactcaagttaaaaccacgtacaatacaatcctcacatgttattgtacaacaaCCGAgagactcttgctcaaataaaataaatattggttctaaaaaatttttgtttttggaaactagagtttctaaaaatctccttttatacaatttccaaaatcgAATCCAACTTCCGTCgtcaataactttcacatacgacgtccgattaaggtgagtgatgtgtccacgaaatcgtatcgacgagctctacaacttccgtgaagaaagttttcagagacgagcgacggagtaaaagtcgactcccgtgtcgcggaaacgtaacgttttaaatttcaatttccgAAGTCGATTCTTGTTTCGTCTGACATCGGcgagaaaacgaaaaaaatgtgatttattcaaTTCTCATGTTAAATGACTTACACGAATTTTTACAACGCaaacccgaaaaatcgggaTATTACAGATTGGAAAGAAAGACCACTATACATTGCCATGTA contains:
- the LOC126799722 gene encoding E3 ubiquitin-protein ligase HEL2-like, with protein sequence MDDSCAVCAETLQWVAYGPCGHREVCSTCIVRLRFICGDSRCCLCKSESKIVFVTKALGDYTRMINDFSTFPAPLVEGQLGPYWYHEGTQSYFDDVDHYKMIKAMCRLSCSLCNKITEQRSEVSKKKGAFKNVEQLKSHLIHRHRLFMCSLCLEGRKIFICEQKLYTKAQLEWHTATGDSEVDGSESERGGFSGHPMCEFCKIPFYGENELYMHMTTEHFTCHICQRQRPGQYKHYSDYDNLEAHFQEAHFLCKDDACLTKKFVVFATESEMKRHNAIEHGGNMSRSRRSAALQIPIGFWCRRSDEETHHGPPGGEHGDINAEDNQLSLTVQASVDTANAERFCNTSSSGIIASCFESLATTETESSVRCSNALRENSPNVLAEESAFPPLPLARSSRQQKFRNGSERKDGGTMASRVRRLNTVHVLNSSSAWPTASRQPKSSVSSSQQLSSSSSPVVSQSNTATSNRTMLSGYTTPGPVRQAAANGLVSSNFLSTGKSPSTSKVGHSTSAPNLVVRGSIDSDFPSVSATQTIREPASSRIIIPKVRDVQTANKSLVEKIRDALEFDENKFTTFKELSGMYRKDLINTGEYLASVDQFGLSHLVLELAQLCPDAEKRRELVETYNFNMKSSGSHGKSKSSSKKGKEKCTDNGITSSNDALKLNCKPPVEDAVVVLKNDHRSSKGKSKISVEDEQINLDLGNHVPIGQNGSQSAGGSSKKVANKQQKKVPKFLRNRLGDDAVALAEIGDAEIGPGLIEEKTDRDKDPPEGLPVRGAWQNGGGLKLVKMTMRNTPKRGVF